A stretch of the Marasmius oreades isolate 03SP1 chromosome 8, whole genome shotgun sequence genome encodes the following:
- a CDS encoding uncharacterized protein (CAZy:CBM13) — protein sequence MRSTSTFLTLSALVALVSAGVQLESNNIGFPNKGTQGCIAASSKSAGAPLVIHDCNTGDASNYDWDIVEFPLDPTPQQIKLFGQDLCVDVTNGANNDGTKLQLWTCTPGNTNQLWSHTSSLGIWQWAGTNKCIDLTDGNVNDGNQLQVWTCDSSNMNQQFPGRTVGDTQSVTVTLEGGPDISPKPRLCLAAAENYDGARITLAPCDDVKSAFGNGNVTWVVPRANLAGLISTFDGTKCLDLFNGDTTNGNRFQLWTCDASNPNQIWKVESLIPKGRATIDRDGNKCVDIKDGNFVPGADLQIWDCDASGNNLNQRWIAVQ from the exons ATGCGTTCAACTAGCACTTTCCTTACCCTTTCTGCTCTTGTTGCGTTAGTCTCTGCTGGCGTGCAGCTCGAGAGCAACAATATTGGAT TCCCTAATAAAGGAACCCAAGGTTGCATCGCTGCATCTTCCAAGTCTGCCGGCGCTCCTCTTGTCATCCACGACTGCAACACTGGCGACGCGTCCAACTACGACTGGGATATTGTAGAGTTCCCCCTAGACCCAACGCCTCAACAGATCAAACTTTTCGGTCAAGATTTG TGTGTGGATGTTACGAACGGAGCTAACAATGACGGTACCAAGCTCCAACTCTGGACATGCACCCCCGGAAACACCAACCAACTCTGGAGCCACACGAGCTCGCTTGGTATTTGGCAATGGGCGGGAACGAACAAGTGTATCGATCTTACGGATGGCAACGTCAATGATGGGAACCAACTCCAAGTGTGGACGTGTGATTCTAGCaatatgaaccagcagttCCCTGGAAGGACCGTTGGGGACACTCAGAGCGTTACGGTTACACTCGAAGGAGGACCTGATATTT CACCCAAACCCCGTCTCTGCCTCGCCGCCGCTGAGAACTACGACGGTGCCAGAATCACACTCGCCCCCTGCGACGACGTCAAGTCCGCCTTTGGTAACGGAAACGTCACCTGGGTCGTCCCTCGTGCCAACCTCGCTGGCCTCATCAGCACTTTCGATGGTACGAAATGCcttgacttgttcaacggaGACACCACGAACGGGAACCGATTCCAACTTTGGACTTGTGATGCTTCGAATCCGAATCAGATTTGGAAAGTCGAGTCGCTTATTCCGAAAGGAAGAGCGACGATCGATCGGGATGGGAATAAGTGTGTGGATATTAAGGATGGGAATTTCGTTCCTGGAGCTGAT CTTCAAATCTGGGACTGTGACGCATCCGGAAATAACCTCAACCAACGCTGGATTGCGGTTCAGTAA
- a CDS encoding uncharacterized protein (CAZy:CBM13) yields MQTVFLALSALVAVVSAQVPVRLVGGPLPANPPLCLAAASNADGASIALAQCNNLGTTFPNGNLTWVIPSPLGTSGQVTTFNGTKCLDVRDGLTTNGNLVQAWSCATGNTNQLWQYNGGSTTVSWVGQNKCLDIRDGNLAAGALVQIWDCIPGNTNQLWFASLLG; encoded by the exons ATGCAGACCGTCTTCCTCGCCCTCTCAGCCCTCGTTGCAGTCGTTTCAGCCCAGGTCCCTGTCAGGCTTGTTGGTGGACCACTACCTGCAAACCCTC CTCTTTGCTTGGCGGCTGCCTCCAACGCCGATGGCGCCAGCATCGCCCTCGCTCAATGCAACAACCTAGGCACCACTTTCCCCAATGGAAACCTTACCTGGGTCATTCCTTCCCCACTTGGAACTTCTGGACAGGTCACGACATTCAACGGGACGAAATGCCTCGACGTTCGTGACGGTCTTACTACAAACGGGAATCTGGTTCAAGCGTGGTCGTGCGCTACTGGGAATACGAATCAGTTGTGGCAATACAATGGAGGTTCGACCACGGTTTCTTGGGTTGGACAAAATAAGTGCCTGGATATTCGAGATGGGAACCTCGCGGCTGGGGCTCTT GTTCAGATCTGGGATTGCATACCTGGTAATACCAACCAGTTGTGGTTTGCGAGTTTACTCGGTTGA